The stretch of DNA NNNNNNNNNNNNNNNNNNNNNNNNNNNNNNNNNNNNNNNNNNNNNNNNNNNNNNNNNNNNNNNNNNNNNNNNNNNNNNNNNNNNNNNNNNNNNNNNNNNNNNNNNNNNNNNNNNNNNNNNNNNNNNNNNNNNNNNNNNNNNNNNNNNNNNNNNNNNNNNNNNNNNNNNNNNNNNNNNNNNNNNNNNNNNNNNNNNNNNNNNNNNNNNNNNNNNNNNNNNNNNNNNNNNNNNNNNNNNNNNNNNNNNNNNNNNNNNNNNNNNNNNNNNNNNNNNNNNNNNNNNNNNNNNcttgtagaccaggctggtctcgaactcacagagatccgcctgcctctgcctcccaagtgctgggattaaaggcgtgtgccaccaccgcccggcccctgaATATATCTTGCCCAAGTCCAAGGAAGGGGCAGTGACCAGAAAGCCTGCTGTCTAAAAGTGCTGTCCCCAAGGTTTGCCTGCCCAGTAAGGGGCAGACTGGGCACCTACCGTCCAGGAGAGAAGGGTACATGCACTACTCCGTAGCCTCGGACCACATCGTTCCCAAACACGTCTGGTCCATACACACTGAGCACGATCTGTGGCCCTTGGGAAGGACAAGGTTGTCACGTGGGGAAACAAGGGTAGGGGCTCAGCACATAATGTGCCTGGCTGAGGTCTGGAGCAGGGACTCAGGATACTGGCCAAGGCCCTGGGAATCCTGTCCACACCCAGGGCTTCTGTCCTCCTGCTACTTTCTGGGCTTCTGCTGGTGCCCTGGAAGCACTCTCTATACCTCTGTTCATAGCTGGGGAGAGCCAAGACATTGGGTAGACAGGAAGTCCTTTGGAGGCTCTGGGCCAATCCTGGGGCCCTGTGTTCTTCCTTTCTGATGGATATAGTCTTCCCAAACTATGACACTCTGAGGGAGGGGCTTGTTCTGAAAGTTCTGAGAGCCTTCCAGGCATTTCTCCTTAACACACTGATGTTTACATAGGCTTCCTTATCACCTGCAGCCAGGCCTCCTCCTCTAGGTGTCTGACCTCTAGGTAGAGCAGATTGCTGTAACTCCAGATGACTGTGGTTACTGCTGAATGGCCTCAGACAGGCTTCCCAGCTTTTCTGTCCTCAGCTTTCTTGTGTCTAAAGGCTTTGGAATAGTACCAGACATGAGGTGCTCAGTAAAGGTTGATGAAATCTGTGTCCTTCCCTCTACTACTCTTCCACCAAAAGTAACCTGGGAGTTACTCGGTTCGTATATAGTGGTTTGTTCATTCTCAACACCAAATACCTGATCACCACAGCTGTACCACAGTCAGCTGTGAGGAGTGAGGGCCCACGGGCTGCTCCTCCTTGGAGAACTGCGGTGAGTCAGATCACTCACATACAGGCTCTTGATACACTCGTGTACCCATCCGTGAGCACACTGCTGGGTGTGTGCTCAGGAAGGGACTCACGCAGACAGGCAGGTCCTGTTCACTTTCACGGGTTCACATTACACTACTCTCCAGGGGAGCTTCCCCCAGCGGTGTTCTCTGAGCTGCCGCCACTACACGCTTACCAGCCTTGGCAGATCAGCACTAACCTGGCCTGCTCAGCCTCCATGGCTTTGCTAGCTTGGTGAGGGCTCAGATTAGAAGGGTGGCTGTGGGATGAGGGGGAGGCTCAGAAGAGTGTCCCATGCCACCAGCACAGGGCGAGCAGGTACTGGAGCACTAGGCAATGAGAGGTTGAGCAACCTGGGGTCAGACCCTCCAGCTAGGTGGCAGCACCGTACACCAGGCTCTGTGTGCAAATGGCAGTCCACAAAACAGGCGGATGCTGAGCACATCAAAGGCTGGGGCACAAACcaagccactggcagtggccacctgaagccactggcagtggtgGGAAGTGCAGCAGAGGCCCTGCCCCTCCCATCAGGACCCACAGACTCACAGCCATAGGGGTTGGTACTTTTAAAGGTGACATCGATAGGGAAGTTCCACACCAGCGCTTGCCGTACATCTTGGCTCTTGGATGCTATCTGTGAGATCCCTTCCTCCAGGCCCTGTATAAAcagtgacagagacagctggTCTCAGGTCCAGCTACTCATGCCCCTTCCACTTATGTAGGAAGGCCATTTCAGTTTTTTCTGTGTGGCTTGTTCCCACCTTTCTTTAAGATAGTTACCCCAAAGTGCCTTGGTCTAGAGTCTGTCCTCCCTGTTATCTGTATGTTCTAGCTCCCAATGcactgtcctcttcctcctcttcatctctgACTAACAGACTAGAGTGTGTCCTACTTATTGTATTGGTTTCCTCTACAATGGGAACATCTAGCAGGCACTGGTCACTCCCAGAGGACTCGGTAATAATTACTAAAAACTGTTGGGCCCATGAGATGACTTTGTGGGTAAAAGCATGTGCTGCGCAAGTCCGACAGCCTGAGTGAGTTCCATCCCAGAACCatggaaaacaaacagataaacagcCCTGGTGTGGCGGTGTGAGGTGTGACGGGGGAATAGCGGGAGAAAAGCCCTGGTGTGAGAGCTGCTGGAGATCCCCTGGGATTAGAGTTAAAGATTattgtgagccatgtgggtgctggatatcaatttggggtcctctgcaagattaTGCACTCaactgctcagtcatctctccagctcacagccacctaagctccagctccaggggatctgacctctgacctccccaacCACCTGCattcacacccatacacatatacatttaagaTCAAATAAATCTCTAATAAATActgaagcatctttttttttttttttggtttttcgagacagggtttctctgtggttttggagctgaagcatctttttaaaaatataagtcccattagagagaaagaaaacaaacaaaaaagtattaaCATGTCTGTGGTGCAAATGAAGAAGCCCAGGCTTGGGCttccacattttttattttcccatttgtttgGGTCTTatatatgtagcccaggttaactcccagagatgctcctgcctcagcctctgtgcTGGACTGCAGGTACACAAACCTTTTTTGGCTAGCTTCTTCCGCTTTTGAAGCTATTGTGAGGGTTCAGTGAGCACTGTGCGAGCAGAAAGGCATGGCGTGGCAGTGGTCTGCACACAGCCCCTTCCTGCGGTGAAAGACTGCCCTCAAACCCCTGAGAGGTGATTCTTCAATCTCTGCTGTCTGAGGAGAGGCCAgccttgggggggaggggttactGGCTGATGGTGTTCACAGCCACTGGCAGGCAGTGTTCCAGGGTCTGGCAGCTTATGCTGCCATTTGTCCTTCTTAGCTGCCACCAGCAGACTCCCAAGAATTGTATCAGCGAACCTAGCAGTGGCTGTATTCTGTAACCTAGCTTTGCCAGGAGCAAACTCATGCTTGGGTCCTCTCTGACCTCAGTGTCTACCTCTTGGGTCTGGGATAGAAGGGCATGGCAGATACTTAAGGAATCACTAAAGCTCCAAGGAGTTCAACTTACCGCTGTGGGGGCCCAGTCCTGGCCGTACACAAAGCAGTACTTGCAGTAGAGGTCGTCATACTCTGGAAACTGAGAGAAAAGCACGCAGGATTCTGTTTAGGGAATACACATTAGCCAGGCAGGCGCAGTGGGTAGGAATTAGGCGCGTGAGGCAcctggggtggagggggtggagtTCAGCAGGGCAGGGGACAGAAATGAGGAAGTCGGGGTTAGTTCCAGACTGGCCCCTTGCCCACGCTTCAGATTCACACTCACAGAGCCCGTTCTTCACTCCTTATCTGGCTAAAGATCATTGCTTGGCTCCCTTTGCCTTCTGCATGTCTGCATCCAGGTACCCAATGCCTATGTCTGCTAACCCTGTCTGACTGAGGAAAGAACAGGTTTTTATGCCTCTgtgtgtccccagtgctgggcacaAATTAGATCTACAGGAACCATGCTGATGTGAAACCCGGGAAGCTACAGTTCTATGGCTAGAACTGAAggtctgggagaagggaggaccCAGAGCAGAAGACGTAGAGAGGAGGCTAGAGTACTCAGCCCAGCTGGGCAGCCTTCCATTGGATAGAATAAAACGGGAGGACGCAGCCAGTACCTGGTCAATCAGGAAGGCAGGAAAACCTACTGAACCTCGGGCCTGGCAGAACGTCAATCACCTAGTCAAACCTCAGAATAAGTGGGAATAATGAGTATTTTCAACAAGCAACCCATAAGAATAATGTAGCCAAGTTCTGAGAGTCAGATGTAGATCCGAATCTCACTTGGCCATTGGCTAGTGGTAAGTTTTCCTAGCTGTTAAGAGCGTCAGCGGAGCCCTCACTCCCATTAGCCCCAGCCCATCACTCAACCAAGTAGACAGGATCCAAGCTGGAGGCCATAGAGTGATTTTGGTACCAGCTGAAGGTCTCGAGGGTTGGGCCCAGAAATCTGGCGCCAATGTTTTCAAACGCTGCTTCTCCTTTCCAACTAATTGAGAGGATCGGAGCAATGACTTGGCTCTctagaaaatgaggaaagaatTCGGGGAGGGGAACGGGCCGGCCCCGGACAGGGTGCACGGCAGCTCACCTGGGCACTCTCCACCTGCCCGTTGACCATGAGCAGGAAGACGCTGGGACTCGCAGCAGCCATCGCGCCGCTGGGCCGGGAGACCCGCGTAGGCCGCGTGCCGTTGCCAGGAGGCTCCTGGGTTGCCTTGGAAACAGATGGTAAGCCATCTGGGACAAATTTCTCAGCGCGGCGTTTGTTCAAGAATAGAGTGCGCAGGCGCAGTGAAATTGACGGCCGCAGGGACCATCTTCCTTTGCGTCGCGTGAAACTAACCTCCAAGGCCGGGTCCTGGGACCCGTGGGGACTGTGACTTCACTAGCTTGGTCGTGCTTGAAGCttgcaggctggagagctgggtgATGAAAAGCAGCTGCGGGACTCAGGCCGGCGGAAAGTCACATGCTAGAGTTACCTCTAGCCAGAAGGTGGCGCTATGGCCGCACGCAGAGTGGCCCAGCAGGCACAGCCTAGCGCCCCGCCCCAGGCGAAGGGTGTGCCCTTCAGGCCTTTGAGGCTCTTGTCCTCGAAACCCTGAGAATCCTCCTGTCCAAGCCCCCGCTCCTGCATGTGAATTGGGGCCTACAGAAAAGCAGCAGTCCACGTACCAGTCACCCGTTTTTGGAGAATCACTAGCAGCTCGGGGATGTTAGAGCTCCGTCCCAGGCCACCAGTAGACACAGCTGTCAACACTCGGCTCCAACCGTACTTATTCTCAATCATTGTCTAATCCAAGGAGGCTTAACGCGAGCCTAGATTTTGCCTCTAGATTCCGTGTGTCCTCCACGCCAAGCCCATTGTAAACACTTGGGAACTACTTTTTGAATGACTAATTGAATACATCTCCGTTTTCTGGTGGGAGAGGTTGTAATTTGGCCACACTCATTGCAGTAGTTTAGGCTTTACATGCAGAACTTTAAAAGTAACGATTAGAGACACCATCAGGTATtggagaacctggaaacaaatgaAGGCAGAGAGGTGTACACTTCAGAGAACCCAGTCTGCAGTGTGGAGTCCAGGCCATCACACCAGCTGCCTGCGTGGGAGTCTCTCGGAGGTTCCCACAGCCACAGGAGAGGGAAGGTGTGTGGTCACAGCTTCCCGGGTGGGCTTGTGTAGAAAAATCTTTAGCATAGAGTCAAGTCACATAAGCAGAGCCTCTAAGTGGCTCTCTCCTTGCTGGTGGCTGCCACCTGCTGGTCTCAACTGGAAGAGTTGGACTGTCACAGGCTGAGCCATGATCAGAGAAGGGGACATTCTCAACCCCCAAATTCATTAGATAAGGCTTTTGCGTCCTAAACCAATAGGTGAGAAATTTGAGAAGGGGCTGTGCTGACTACTTTCATGTCAACTTTACACAAGTTATAGTCATCTGAGTGGAGTgaacctcgattgagaaaatgcctccttaagatctGACTGTGTGCaagcctttttctttatttccttttcttaattagtagggtaaaagggccagccaaagaaacccacacTGGCTCTGACACCAGAGGCAGCcaaaagaaacccaccctggctctgaaatcagagccagtgaaagaaacacactctggttctgagacctgagccagtgaAAAACATACTttagccctgaacccagaaccaaagaaacatgcCCTGTCTCTGAAACCCTTTGTCCCCAgaatcagagtcagtgaaagaaacatgccctggccccaaaactagagccaaaaaggccagtaaaagaaacacaatttggcTCTGAAATCAGCCATCTCTGCtcctgaccaactaaactaaccaatccctgagcagggaaaaactaGCCAATCCCTCTCCccctgggaaaactccaccccctaagaagccctatataagtcCTGCTCCTGGTCAGTT from Microtus ochrogaster isolate Prairie Vole_2 chromosome 7, MicOch1.0, whole genome shotgun sequence encodes:
- the B9d1 gene encoding B9 domain-containing protein 1, with protein sequence MAAASPSVFLLMVNGQVESAQFPEYDDLYCKYCFVYGQDWAPTAGLEEGISQIASKSQDVRQALVWNFPIDVTFKSTNPYGWPQIVLSVYGPDVFGNDVVRGYGVVHVPFSPGRGCRSTPVLCLRPASSKCSSLVFSYVLSWFMGRRPEYTDPKVVAQGEGREVTRVRSQGFVTLLFNVVTKDMKKLGYDTGPVDTQGVLGPSLPQGNPQ